In the Onychostoma macrolepis isolate SWU-2019 chromosome 09, ASM1243209v1, whole genome shotgun sequence genome, one interval contains:
- the LOC131547576 gene encoding uncharacterized protein LOC131547576 isoform X1: MDPPFSYVGLDVFGPWEVITHCTRGGQANSKRWAVLFTCMFTRGVHIEVIESMTSSSLINALRRFFSIRGPAKQLRSDCGMNFVGASRELKMSENEQTAVREYLLERRCSWVFNPPHSSHMGGAWEHMIGITRRILDSMLLKDRYTQLTHEVLVTFMSEVTAIINAQPLVPVSTDPEFPFIQTPSMLLTQKAGNLPTPPEDFSKKDMLQCQWKRVQALSETFWNMWRKDYLGTLQSRRKWFHKHRNIKEGDIVLLKNKQVKRNEWPMGIIVKAIPSTDGLVRKVEVKTVQHRTTKVYHRPISELVYLLSSDQTM, encoded by the coding sequence ATGGATCCACCGTTTTCCTATGTTGGCTTGGATGTGTTTGGGCCATGGGAGGTGATCACACACTGCACAAGGGGTGGCCAAGCCAATAGCAAGAGGTGggcagtgttatttacttgtaTGTTTACCAGAGGAGTTCACATTGAGGTGATTGAGTCAATGACTTCTTCAAGTCTCATTAACGCTCTCAGAAGATTCTTTTCTATTAGAGGTCCGGCCAAGCAGCTGCGCTCCGACTGTGGGATGAATTTCGTTGGTGCCTCTAGAGAGCTTAAAATGAGTGAGAACGAACAAACAGCAGTGAGAGAATACCTCCTTGAGCGAAGATGTTCCTGGGTCTTCAATCCACCACACTCTTCTCATATGGGTGGCGCCTGGGAACATATGATTGGAATAACGAGACGAATCCTGGATTCAATGCTCCTGAAAGACAGGTACACACAACTTACCCATGAAGTCTTAGTGACATTCATGTCTGAAGTGACAGCCATCATTAATGCACAGCCTCTAGTCCCAGTCTCCACAGATCCTGAATTCCCTTTCATCCAAACACCTTCTATGCTTCTGACACAAAAAGCTGGTAATCTCCCAACTCCACCAGAAGATTTCAGCAAGAAGGATATGCTCCAGTGCCAGTGGAAAAGGGTCCAAGCCCTATCAGAAACATTCTGGAATATGTGGAGGAAGGACTATCTTGGAACTCTTCAGAGCCGTCGCAAGTGGTTTCACAAACATCGAAACATCAAAGAAGGTGACATTGTTCtgctcaaaaacaaacaagtcAAAAGGAATGAGTGGCCAATGGGGATAATTGTGAAGGCTATTCCCAGTACAGATGGTCTAGTGAGGAaagtggaggtgaaaactgttCAGCACAGGACAACAAAAGTTTATCACAGACCCATATCCGAATTAGTATATCTCCTTTCCTCAGACCAGACTATGTAG
- the LOC131546669 gene encoding MORC family CW-type zinc finger protein 3-like has translation MYTEEMEADKKREQTEELGKKEIEAKKKAVAANSSMHLSQSASSPSDSMPVISKVMSISTPKRTKRSPGLSQSQTVKRARTLHEYCSNTLGSPSTSAATSDFITSPLVITDNDGNKVDENNVESSDDDVVIDETHSTPRPKPFDLSKVKLEEKTSDDAPGLCIESSDHGSIKTETENTRKEKMEALTFNGQTSIKTQTERLIVKAEKDKQIIKEEVEIKKEEIESDVRRMEQSTNEVESRIRNNKEIIRGPMEVERCSSIEVSRLNLEKLEEIPKENKISFEHEKSNVENQEGMTHITHCIKEVLKERDKLKIKHEVLLQIKVEKEAQDKVCCDWLKDEGEEHSSTTNENVNDEVALQMDLLQRELDKRNNECNELRRKLESLEQENVCELLQKEVEELRKQIEEWRYAREQKTLKDSNTSSEQTCRASMAANLENGIKKEGDSNERPVDGENTVTLAKLRELRCSITRLLVTFVPALDLNLDQVNYDCEVIDEILNQVIQEIYPAETTFTLSQIPKC, from the exons ATGTACACAGAAGAGATGGAGGCAGACAAGAAGAGAGAACAGACAGAGGAACTgggaaaaaaagagattgaGGCGAAGAAGAAAGCAGTAGCAGCAAACAG TTCAATGCACCTTTCACAGTCTG CTTCTAGCCCCTCGGACAGCATGCCAGTGATTTCAAAGGTCATGTCAATCTCCACTCCTAAAAG AACAAAGAGAAGTCCAGGTTTATCCCAGAGCCAAACTGTAAAAAGAGCAAGAACATTACATGAATACTGTAGCAACACACTAGGTAGTCCATCAACATCTGCAGCTACATCAGATTTCATAACTTCACCTTTGGTGATCACAGACAATGATGGCAATAAAGTTGATGAAAACAATGTAGAGAGCAGTGACGATGATGTTGTTATTGATGAGACCCACAGCACGCCAAGACCCAAACCCTTTGACCTTTCTAAGGTGAAGTTGGAAGAAAAGACCAGCGATGATGCACCAGGATTATGTATTGAGTCCAGTGATCATGGTTCcataaaaactgaaacagaaaacaCCAGAAAGGAAAAGATGGAAGCATTGACTTTCAATGGCCAAACAAGCATAAAAACCCAAACAGAACGTTTGATTGTAAAGGCGGAGAAAGACAAGCAGATAATAAAGGAAGAAGTTGAGATCAAGAAGGAGGAGATTGAGAGTGATGTGAGAAGGATGGAACAGAGCACTAATGAGGTGGAAAGCAGGATAAGaaacaataaagaaataatcagAGGCCCCATGGAAGTTGAGAGGTGTAGTAGCATAGAAGTTTCCAGACTAAATCTTGAAAAACTAGAGGAGATACCTAAGGAGAATAAGATCAgttttgaacatgaaaagtcAAATGTAGAAAACCAGGAAGGTATGACACATATAACACAC TGCATCAAAGAGGTTTTGAAAGAGAGAGATaagttaaaaattaaacatgagGTGTTGTTGCAAATCAAAGTTGAGAAAGAAGCTCAGGATAAGGTGTGTTGTGACTGGTTGAAAGACGAGGGGGAGGAACACtcatcaacaacaaatgaaaatgtaaatgacGAAGTGGCTCTTCAAATGGACTTGCTTCAAAGGGAGCTGGACAAGCGCAACAATGAATGCAATGAACTGAGAAGAAAG TTGGAGAGCTTGGAGCAGGAGAACGTCTGTGAGCTGTTGCAGAAGGAAGTGGAAGAGCTGAGGAAACAAATAGAGGAGTGGAGATATGCAAGAGAGCAAAAGACTTTGAAGGACAGTAACACGAGTTCAGAACAAACATGCAGAGCAAGCATGGCTGCAAACCTTGAGAATGGGATCAAAAAGGAAGGAGATAGCAATGAAAGACCTGTGGATGGAGAGAACACAGTGACACTGGCCAA GTTGAGGGAACTGAGGTGCAGCATCACCCGTTTACTGGTCACTTTTGTTCCTGCCCTGGACCTCAACCTCGACCAAGTGAACTATGACTGTGAGGTCATAGATGAGATTTTAAATCAGGTCATACAGGAGATTTACCCCGCTGAGACCACCTTTACATTAAGCCAGATACCAAAATGTTAG
- the LOC131547576 gene encoding uncharacterized protein LOC131547576 isoform X2: MDPPFSYVGLDVFGPWEVITHCTRGGQANSKRWAVLFTCMFTRGVHIEVIESMTSSSLINALRRFFSIRGPAKQLRSDCGMNFVGASRELKMSENEQTAVREYLLERRCSWVFNPPHSSHMGGAWEHMIGITRRILDSMLLKDRYTQLTHEVLVTFMSEVTAIINAQPLVPVSTDPEFPFIQTPSMLLTQKAGNLPTPPEDFSKKDMLQCQWKRVQALSETFWNMWRKDYLGTLQSRRKWFHKHRNIKEACDPERVEVGQQERTGEDEAERKIDDKDQRGQGEQHEIGQTERRDMQEIEIEAQENRGESERVD, from the exons ATGGATCCACCGTTTTCCTATGTTGGCTTGGATGTGTTTGGGCCATGGGAGGTGATCACACACTGCACAAGGGGTGGCCAAGCCAATAGCAAGAGGTGggcagtgttatttacttgtaTGTTTACCAGAGGAGTTCACATTGAGGTGATTGAGTCAATGACTTCTTCAAGTCTCATTAACGCTCTCAGAAGATTCTTTTCTATTAGAGGTCCGGCCAAGCAGCTGCGCTCCGACTGTGGGATGAATTTCGTTGGTGCCTCTAGAGAGCTTAAAATGAGTGAGAACGAACAAACAGCAGTGAGAGAATACCTCCTTGAGCGAAGATGTTCCTGGGTCTTCAATCCACCACACTCTTCTCATATGGGTGGCGCCTGGGAACATATGATTGGAATAACGAGACGAATCCTGGATTCAATGCTCCTGAAAGACAGGTACACACAACTTACCCATGAAGTCTTAGTGACATTCATGTCTGAAGTGACAGCCATCATTAATGCACAGCCTCTAGTCCCAGTCTCCACAGATCCTGAATTCCCTTTCATCCAAACACCTTCTATGCTTCTGACACAAAAAGCTGGTAATCTCCCAACTCCACCAGAAGATTTCAGCAAGAAGGATATGCTCCAGTGCCAGTGGAAAAGGGTCCAAGCCCTATCAGAAACATTCTGGAATATGTGGAGGAAGGACTATCTTGGAACTCTTCAGAGCCGTCGCAAGTGGTTTCACAAACATCGAAACATCAAAGAAG caTGTGATCCTGAAAGAGTGGAGGTGGGGCAGCAAGAGAGGACAGGAGAAGATGAGGCAGAAAGAAAAATAGATGACAAAGACCAGAGAGGACAGGGGGAGCAGCATGAAATAGGACAGACTGAGAGGAGGGACATGCAGGAGATTGAGATAGAGGCCCAGGAAAACAgaggagagagtgagagagtggaCTGA
- the chaf1b gene encoding chromatin assembly factor 1 subunit B has product MKVVTCEIAWHNKEPVYSLDFQQSGDGKIQRLATAGVDTTVRMWRVDKGPDGKAVVEFLSNLARHTKAVNVVRFSPTAEVLASGGDDAAILLWKLNDNKEPEQTPTFQEDEDDQLNKESWSVVKTLRGHIEDVYDISWTSDGSFMVSGSVDNTAIMWDVNKGQKMCIFNDHKSYVQGVTWDPLGQYISTLSCDRVMRVYSAHNRKKAYCVSKMTSAAAADGEVKNYRMFHDDSMRSFFRRLTFTPDGSFLLAPAGCVEAGENVTNTTYVFSRKSFKRPIAHLPCPSKATLAVRCSPVYYELRTKRAEDGSLKPVSNTFNLPYRLVFAVASEDSIFFYDTQQTLPFGYVSNIHYHTLSDLSWSCDGSFLAVSSTDGYCSFVSFEEGELGTPLKERPPLEMVTPSSTNEKKGKRPSANGRTASPVPRQANTPAQDKEKEGSAGPASSKTPSVSVPEEKRTPQAPQAKPQPRRITLNTLEGWGKLGTPKSPATAPNTPKSAPSTPGSSRGPLTPLTAPSTPLGPLNSKNTTTPKGPTPRRISLTPIVSKSPTLFVIPSSTEKAKHERPSPPSDPACKPPESKRSKTDVPNGSAQSSKHKVDTKPSVKPQEP; this is encoded by the exons ATGAAGGTGGTAACCTGTGAGATTGCCTGGCATAATAAGGAGCCAGTGTACAGTCTAGATTTCCAGCAGAGCGGTGATGGAAAGATACAGCGGCTCGCTACAGCTGGGGTGGACACCACAGTACGG ATGTGGCGTGTGGATAAAGGTCCTGATGGGAAGGCGGTCGTTGAGTTTTTGTCTAACTTGGCACGACACACTAAAGCAGTGAACGTAGTGCGGTTCTCACCCACCGCTGAGGTATTGGCTTCTGGAGGGGATG ATGCTGCAATCTTGCTTTGGAAACTGAATGACAATAAGGAGCCTGAACAAACCCCGACCTTTcaggaagatgaagatgatCAGCTCAATAAAGAGAGCTGGAGTGTCGTCAAAACACTGag GGGACATATTGAGGATGTATATGATATCTCATGGACCAGCGATGGGAGTTTCATGGTTTCGGGCTCTGTGGACAACACTGCCATCATGTGGGATGTCAACAAGG GTCAAAAGATGTGCATTTTTAATGATCATAAGAGTTATGTGCAAGGAGTAACATGGGACCCACTTGGACAGTACATCAGCACATTAAGCTGTGACAG GGTGATGCGTGTGTACAGTGCTCACAACAGGAAAAAAGCTTACTGTGTGAGTAAGATGACTTCAGCCGCCGCTGCAGACGGAGAG GTGAAGAACTACAGAATGTTCCACGATGACAGCATGAGGTCTTTCTTCAGACGTCTCACATTCACACCAGATGGGTCATTCCTCCTTGCACCag ctggGTGTGTCGAGGCTGGAGAGAATGTTACAAACACAACATACGTATTCTCCAGAAAAAGCTTTAAGag GCCCATTGCTCATCTGCCCTGTCCATCTAAAGCCACACTGGCTGTGCGCTGCAGCCCAGTGTACTATGAGCTGAGGACAAAAAGAGCTGAAG atgGTTCACTGAAGCCAGTGTCAAACACGTTTAATTTGCCATATCGGCTGGTGTTTGCGGTTGCATCAGAAGACTCGATCTTCTTTTATGATACACAACAGACGCTGCCGTTTGGATACGTGTCCAACATCCACTATCACACACTGAGTGATCTCAGCTG GTCTTGTGATGGCTCCTTTTTGGCTGTCTCATCCACTGATGGCTACTGTTCCTTCGTGTCGTTTGAGGAAGGGGAGCTGGGCACTCCACTGAAGGAGCGACCTCCACTGGAGATGGTGACCCCATCCTCTACTAATGAGAAGAAAGGCAAGAGACCCTCAGCCAATGGCAGGACTGCTTCCCCGGTCCCTCGCCAGGCCAACACACCTGCACAGGATAAGGAGAAAGAGGGATCTGCTGGCCCTGCGTCCTCGAAGACCCCCAGCGTATCTGTTCCAGAAGAGAAACGCACACCTCAAGCGCCGCAAGCTAAACCTCAGCCCAGAAGGATCACACTCAATACCCTGGAGGGCTGGGGCAAACTCGGCACCCCCAAATCACCAGCAACTGCCCCCAACACACCCAAATCTGCTCCCTCCACACCTGGATCCAGCAGAGGACCCCTGACACCTCTTACAGCCCCCAGCACTCCTCTTGGACCCCTCAACTCCAAAAATACCACAACTCCAAAAGGACCAACTCCTAG ACGAATTTCACTGACTCCAATTGTATCCAAATCCCCCACTCTTTTTGTCATCCCATCTTCCACTGAGAAAGCCAAGCACG AGAGACCATCTCCTCCCAGTGACCCAGCGTGCAAACCTCCTGAATCCAAGAGGTCCAAGACTGATGTTCCCAATGGTTCTGCCCAGAGCAGTAAGCACAAAGTGGACACAAAACCCAGCGTCAAACCCCAGGAGCCATAA